GCAGATCGTTGAGCTTTTCGTGCAAGACGTAATTCTGCCGATGGAAGCTGCTGCGCATCTTCTAAATGTAGCGAGATTTATTGACGAACTACTTACAAAGTTCTACGGGTTAGAAGCTGTTTACAACTTTAAAGACAAAGACGATCTTATTGGCTGCTTGATTGTAGGGCTTGCCCCACACACTTCAGTCGGCGTTTTAGGGCGGGTAATCGGCTTCACCGACACACAAGTATGCTACGCACACCCATATTGGCATTCAGCAAAAAGGCGTGATTGTGATGGAGACGGTGACAGCATTATGTTGCTGCTTGATTTATTCCTAAACTTCTCTAGAGAGTTTCTACCTGAGCAGATAGGCGGCTTAATGGACGCACCTCTTCTTTTACAACCCATAATCCTTCCAAAGGAACTTCAGCGGCAAGCCCACAACTTTGACTGTGCAGCAGAATACCCTCTCGCCTTCTATGAAGCTACTCTGAGAAGAGAAATGCCGCAGAATGTTTTGGATCTGATCGACGTTGTGAGGAAAAGGTTAAATAAGAAGGAGCAATACGAGGGCTTCCACTTTACACACCACACAAACTATCTAGCAATAGGTAGATCCAGAAGTGCCTACTCCACACTAAAAACCGTGGCTGAAAAAGTGGAGAAACAGGTTGAGTTGGCTTCGTTAATAAGAGCTGTAGACCCAGCGATAGTTGTCTCTTCGGTGCTTAAAACTCATCTACTACGTGATATACAGGGGAACTTAAGCGCGTACACGACCCAGAAGTTCAGATGCAGAAGATGCGGCGAAAGTTTTAGGCGCATACCTTTACGGGGCATCTGCCCGGTCTGTGGAGATGTGCTTCTGGCTACGGTAAGCCAGAGCTCTATTGAGAAGTATGTTGGTCTAGCTGCTAGGCTGCTGAATAGATTTGATGTCGAAGAGTATCTAAAGAAGCGATTTGATGTATTGATGAGAGAATTAGAGGAGCTCTTTGGAACTAAGCAAAGCAGATTGCAAGCAGATTTACTTTCTTACCTATCTTCTGAGTAGCGTTATTCTATCTTATCTTGATGTAAGAGTAGGCTTCTCTCTTGCTTTCAAAAGCGTAGTGAACCTTTTGATAGCTCATCCTAAACGCTCTAACCTTTTCACGTACAATTTTTGGCTCCGCTTTATCTACTATCACCATCTTTATGAATTCGGCGATCTCCTCCATTTCACCCTCTTTCATACCCAATCTCGTAACTTCAGCTACCCCTAATCTGAGCCCACCTGGTTGCATATAGTTTCGACCGGCTTTAACGTCACCCGGAATAAGCTGCCTATTGACTATAATATTGCATTCTTCGAGCGCCTTCTCTAAAGTACCGCCGTCACCATACTTCGTAACATCCAAAACTACCTGGTGAGATCTAGTAAATCCTTTTTCAGCACCAAGAACTTGAATTCCTCTGTTGTAGAGTGCTTGCGCTAATGCTTTCGCATTCTTAACGACTTGGGATGCATAGGCTGAGCCGAACTCCAACATCTCTGCAAACGCTATCGCCTTACCAGCCATGTGATGAAGATGATGATTGCTTGTGGTCCCTGGAAAGACCGCTTTCTTTATCTGTTTAGCAAACTTTAGGAATGAAACGATAGCTCCGCCTTGAGGTCCGAAGAGTGTCTTGTGCGTGCTGAGTGTCATAACATCTGCGCCCTCTCTTAATGGGTCTTGAAATTGTCCACCAGCTATCAGCCCAGCCACGTGTGCTGCGTCATAGCATACTAACACATCATGTTGGTGTAGTATGTCTGACAGCTCCTTTACTGGCTGTGGGAAGAGGAGGAGGCTTCCACCTAACATAGCGAGTTTAGGTTTTTCGCCCCGCTTAACCATATCTTCAATTTCTTTTTTCGCTTCATCTACATCAATATTCATCTCATTCTTATCAAAAGGTAAATATTCGACTCTTAATCCGTGGACTAAACCAGCAGTGCCGAAGAGTTCCTTTCTCCCCGTAGATATGTGGCCACCGTTAGGTATCGCCAAGCTGAGCATTATATCATTAGGCTCTGTAAACGCTGAATACACAGATAGGTTGGCGCACACACCAGAAACTGGGCGAACATCGGCGAACTCAGCCTTAAAGAGTATCTTTGCGAGCTCAATACAGACGTTTTCAACCTGATCTATGTAGATACAGCCCGC
This genomic window from Nitrososphaerota archaeon contains:
- a CDS encoding serine hydroxymethyltransferase, coding for MFKIDAWLRLSSIDLGSSTAFHYYSEVLRLLEEHHRWFSECIPLIASENVPSPAVREAIVSDFGNRYAEGWPGERVYAGCIYIDQVENVCIELAKILFKAEFADVRPVSGVCANLSVYSAFTEPNDIMLSLAIPNGGHISTGRKELFGTAGLVHGLRVEYLPFDKNEMNIDVDEAKKEIEDMVKRGEKPKLAMLGGSLLLFPQPVKELSDILHQHDVLVCYDAAHVAGLIAGGQFQDPLREGADVMTLSTHKTLFGPQGGAIVSFLKFAKQIKKAVFPGTTSNHHLHHMAGKAIAFAEMLEFGSAYASQVVKNAKALAQALYNRGIQVLGAEKGFTRSHQVVLDVTKYGDGGTLEKALEECNIIVNRQLIPGDVKAGRNYMQPGGLRLGVAEVTRLGMKEGEMEEIAEFIKMVIVDKAEPKIVREKVRAFRMSYQKVHYAFESKREAYSYIKIR
- a CDS encoding DNA polymerase II large subunit, which produces QIVELFVQDVILPMEAAAHLLNVARFIDELLTKFYGLEAVYNFKDKDDLIGCLIVGLAPHTSVGVLGRVIGFTDTQVCYAHPYWHSAKRRDCDGDGDSIMLLLDLFLNFSREFLPEQIGGLMDAPLLLQPIILPKELQRQAHNFDCAAEYPLAFYEATLRREMPQNVLDLIDVVRKRLNKKEQYEGFHFTHHTNYLAIGRSRSAYSTLKTVAEKVEKQVELASLIRAVDPAIVVSSVLKTHLLRDIQGNLSAYTTQKFRCRRCGESFRRIPLRGICPVCGDVLLATVSQSSIEKYVGLAARLLNRFDVEEYLKKRFDVLMRELEELFGTKQSRLQADLLSYLSSE